From the genome of Arvicola amphibius chromosome 9, mArvAmp1.2, whole genome shotgun sequence, one region includes:
- the LOC119823501 gene encoding olfactory receptor 2J3-like, protein MEKINTSSEGYFILLGFSKWPQLEVVLFVVILIFYLATLTGNLFIIILSHLDSHLHTPMYFFLSNLSALDICYTTSSVPQLLFNLWGPQKTISYAGCMFQLYFVLALGTTECVLLVVMSYDRYAAVCKPLRYSVLMNPRLCHLLAATSWICGFLDSALHSLLTFWVPLCGHHQVDHFFCEVPALLQLSCVDTRANEMTLLVASSLFVLIPLILIFSSYGAIAQAVLKMHSNTGFQKAFGTCGAHLMVVCLFFVPAMCIYLQPPTENSQDQAKFIALFYTVVTPSLNPLIYTLRNKDVRGAVRRLMSQ, encoded by the coding sequence ATGGAAAAAATCAACACAAGTTCTGAAGGGTACTTCATTCTTCTGGGTTTTTCTAAGTGGCCTCAGCTGGAGGTAGTTCTTTTTGTGGTGATCTTGATATTCTACTTGGCAACACTGACAGGCAATCTCTTCATTATCATCCTGTCACACCTAGactcacacctacacacacccatgtacttcttcctgtcAAATCTCTCAGCCCTGGATATCTGCTACACCACTAGTTCTGTCCCTCAGCTGCTATTCAACCTCTGGGGCCCACAGAAGACGATATCTTATGCTGGTTGTATGTTCCAACTCTATTTTGTCCTTGCTCTGGGTACCACAGAGTGTGTTCTTTTGGTGGTGATGTCCTATGACCGCTATGCAGCTGTGTGCAAACCCTTGCGTTACTCTGTCCTCATGAATCCTCGTCTCTGTCACCTGCTCGCAGCAACCTCCTGGATATGTGGCTTTTTGGACTCAGCACTTCATTCTCTCCTCACTTTCTGGGTACCTCTGTGTGGACATCACCAAGTAGATCACTTCTTTTGTGAAGTCCCAGCACTGCTCCAGTTATCCTGTGTTGACACTCGAGCTAATGAGATGACTCTACTGGTTGCAAGCTCTCTTTTTGTTCTCATCCCACTCATTCTCATTTTCAGTTCCTATGGTGCTATTGCTCAAGCTGTCCTAAAGATGCACTCAAACACAGGATTTCAGAAGGCATTTGGAACCTGTGGAGCCCATCTTATGGTTGTTTGCCTCTTTTTCGTTCCAGCCATGTGCATTTATCTTCAGCCTccaacagaaaattctcaagatCAAGCCAAGTTCATTGCCCTCTTCTATACTGTTGTCACCCCTAGCCTGAACCCTCTCATATATACTCTAAGAAACAAAGATGTCAGAGGGGCAGTAAGGAGGCTAATGAGTCAGTAG